One stretch of Oncorhynchus clarkii lewisi isolate Uvic-CL-2024 chromosome 1, UVic_Ocla_1.0, whole genome shotgun sequence DNA includes these proteins:
- the LOC139386625 gene encoding SUMO-activating enzyme subunit 2: protein MVQLVGSLRKELADSLSACRVLVVGAGGIGCELLKNLVLTGFKNIEVIDLDTIDVSNLNRQFLFQKKHVGKSKAQVAKESVLQFCPTANITAYHDSIMNPEYNVEFFRNFMLVMNALDNRAARNHVNRMCLAADIPLIESGTAGYLGQVTVIKKGLTECYECQPKPTQKTFPGCTIRNTPSEPIHCIVWAKYLFNQLFGEEDADQEVSPDTADPELSWNPADTEARATASDQDGDIKRVSTKDWARSTGYDAVKLFNKLFKDDIQYLLTMDKLWKKRKAPLPLDWLEIQKLACPQEVTGTGLKDQQVLGVAGYSQLFSRSVETLRSMLADKGDGAELVWDKDDPPAMDFVTAAANLRMHIFSMNMKSRFDIKSMAGNIIPAIATTNAVIAGLIVLEALKILSGDVEQCRTIFLNKQPNPRKKLLVPCALDPPSANCYVCASKPEVTVKLNVHKTLVLALQDKILKEKFGMVAPDVQIEDGKGTILISSEEGETEANNSKFLSDFGIRHGSRLQVDDFLQDYTLLVNVIHCEDLAKDVEFEVVGDAPDKAPTPPSAQEDKNVANGNKDSAEPSTSSKAPAEQDDVLILDSDEEGPSSSTMDVRMESGGHKRKLHDAETGEASAKRQRLDQPLAADEEDDDIIALD from the exons ATGGTACAACTAGTGGGGTCTCTCCGAAAAGAGCTCGCTGATTCCTTATCCGCTTGCCGGGTGCTGGTGGTCGGAGCTGGAGGAATTGGTTGCGAGCTCTTGAAAAATCTTGTACTCACCGGCTTCAAAAATATAGAAGTG ATTGATCTGGACACTATTGATGTGAGCAACCTGAACAGACAGTTCCTGTTCCAGAAGAAACATGTGGGGAAGTCCAAGGCGCAG GTGGCAAAAGAGAGTGTGCTGCAATTCTGTCCCACTGCCAACATTACAGCCTATCATGACAGCATCATGAA CCCAGAGTACAATGTGGAATTCTTCAGGAACTTCATGCTTGTCATGAATGCTTTGGACAATCGAG CGGCTCGTAACCATGTGAACAGGATGTGTCTTGCAGCTGACATTCCCCTTATTGAGAGTGGCACAGCTGGCTACCTTGGGCAGGTGACCGTTATTAAGAAG GGTCTTACTGAGTGTTATGAGTGCCAGCCCAAACCCACACAGAAAACCTTCCCTGGTTGTACCATTCGCAACACCCCCTCTGAGCCTATACACTGCATTGTGTGGGCCAAGTACCTGTTCAA CCAGCTCTTTGGAGAGGAGGATGCAGATCAGGAGGTGTCCCCTGACACCGCTGACCCAGAGCTTTCAT GGAACCCTGCAGACACTGAAGCCCGAGCCACAGCATCTGATCAGGATGGAGACATCAAACGGGTGTCCACCAAGGACTGGGCACGATCCACAGGCTATGACGCAGTCAAACTCTTCAACAAG CTTTTCAAAGATGACATCCAGTACCTCCTGACCATGGACAAGCTGTGGAAGAAGAGGAAAGCGCCACTCCCTCTGGATTGGCTTGAGATTCAGAAACTTG CGTGTCCCCAGGAGGTGACTGGGACGGGACTGAAGGACCAACAGGTGTTGGGTGTGGCAGGTTACTCCCAGCTCTTCTCCCGCAGCGTGGAAACCCTGCGCTCCATGCTGGCTGACAAAGGGGATGGAGCAGAACTTGTGTGGGACAAG GATGACCCTCCAGCGATGGACTTTGTGACAGCAGCCGCCAACTTGCGCATGCATATCTTTAGCATGAACATGAAGAGCCGTTTTGACATCAAGT CCATGGCAGGAAACATCATCCCAGCAATCGCCACAACCAATGCAGTCATTGCTGGCCTCATTGTGCTGGAGGCTCTGAAGATCCTGTCTGGAGATGTGGAGCAGTGTCGCACG ATCTTCCTGAACAAGCAGCCTAACCCCAGGAAAAAGCTGCTTGTTCCATGTGCTTTGGACCCACCCAGTGCCAACTGTTATGTGTGCGCCAGCAAGCCAGAGGTTACAGTCAAACTGAATGTGCACAAAACTCTTGTGCTGGCCCTTCAAGACAAG ATATTAAAGGAGAAGTTTGGGATGGTGGCGCCAGATGTGCAGATCGAGGATGGGAAAGGGACAATCCTCATCTCCTCTGAGGAGGGTGAAACTGAAG CAAACAACAGCAAGTTTCTGTCTGACTTTGGGATACGACATGGTAGCCGTCTGCAAGTGGATGACTTTCTGCAGGATTACACACTCCTGGTTAACGTGATTCACTG TGAGGACTTGGCGAAGGATGTGGAGTTTGAGGTGGTGGGTGACGCCCCTGACAAagccccaaccccacccagcgcACAAGAGGACAAGAATGTTGCCAACGGCAACAAAGACTCTGCAGAACCGTCCACCTCTTCCAAAG CCCCTGCTGAGCAGGACGATGTTCTGATACTTGATTCGGACGAGGAGGGGCCGTCCTCCAGTACTATGGATGTCCGCATGGAGTCAGGAGGCCACAAGAGGAAGCTCCATGATGCTGAGACAGGCGAGGCTTCAGCCAAGCGCCAACGCCTGGATCAGCCTTTGGCTGCCGATGAGGAAGATGATGACATCATTGCACTAGACTAG
- the LOC139386948 gene encoding lysosomal phospholipase A and acyltransferase-like — MGEMVSCGLTIPVLFQLCLLFLAPYINGRTFENCLTGKSCRSERPPVVLIPGDLGNQLEAKLDKPSVVHYICYKKTDVYFTLWLNLELLVPVAIDCWIDNIRLIYNRTTRQTEAPPGVDVRVPGFGQTFSLEYLDPSKRDVGMYFVTIVQSLVEWGYTRDDDVRGAPYDWRKAPNENKAYFLSLQQMIEEMAEKAGCPVVLIAHSMGNMYTLYFLNHQPQAWKDRYIKAFVSLGAPWAGVAKTMRVVASGDNNRIPVISSLKIRSQQRSAVSTTWLFPYAHSWPADQVLIQTPTTNYTVKDYQRFFKDIDFEDGWEMRQDTAPLVSALEPPGVAIHCLYGSGVPTAEGFLYTNFPDTDPTLILGDGDGTVNLLSATQCKRWIGHQNQPVHMLELEGNEHVAMLLNFTTVAYIKTVLFDP, encoded by the exons ATGGGAGAAATGGTATCCTGTGGTTTGACTATCCCAGTGCTCTTTCAgctgtgtttgttgtttttggcACCATACATCAACGGCAGAACATTTGAGAATTGTCTCACGGGCAAGTCATGTCGATCGGAAAGACCTCCCGTAGTCCTAA TTCCTGGAGACCTAGGGAATCAGTTGGAGGCCAAGCTGGACAAGCCCAGCGTGGTTCACTACATATGTTACAAGAAGACGGATGTCTATTTCACATTATGGCTCAACCTGGAACTGCTGGTGCCGGTGGCCATCGACTGCTGGATCGATAACATAAG ACTGATTTACAACCGCACAACAAGGCAGACAGAAGCTCCTCCGGGGGTAGATGTCAGAGTGCCTGGCTTTGGACAGACCTTTTCTCTGGAATACCTTGACCCCAGCAAGCGCGATGTTG GTATGTATTTCGTCACCATAGTGCAGTCGCTGGTAGAATGGGGATATACAAGAGATGATGATGTTCGAGGGGCTCCGTATGACTGGCGTAAGGCTCCAA ATGAGAACAAGGCCTACTTTTTGAGTCTGCAACAGATGATTGAAGAGATGGCAGAGAAGGCTGGATGTCCAGTTGTACTGATTGCCCACAGCATGGGGAACATGTACACCTTGTATTTCCTAAACCATCAGCCCCAGGCCTGGAAGGATCGCTACATCAAGGCCTTTGTGTCTTTGGGTGCTCCTTGGGCTGGAGTGGCCAAAACCATGAGAGTTGTGGCTTCTG GTGATAATAACCGTATTCCAGTCATCAGTTCACTAAAAATCCGCTCACAGCAGCGCTCTGCAGTCTCAACCACATGGCTGTTCCCATATGCACATTCCTGGCCCGCTGACCAGGTCCTGATCCAAACACCCACCACCAACTACACCGTCAAGGACTACCAGCGCTTCTTCAAGGATATTGATTTCGAAGACGGCTGGGAGATGCGTCAAGACACTGCGCCACTGGTCAGTGCACTGGAGCCCCCTGGGGTGGCCATACACTGTCTGTACGGCAGTGGAGTTCCCACAGCGGAGGGTTTCCTCTACACCAACTTTCCTGATACAGACCCCACACTGATtcttggagatggggatgggacaGTCAACCTGCTGAGTGCCACCCAGTGCAAGCGTTGGATAGGCCACCAAAATCAGCCTGTCCATATGCTTGAGCTGGAAGGGAATGAGCATGTGGCAATGCTGCTTAACTTTACGACGGTCGCCTACATCAAGACTGTCCTTTTTGACCCTTGA